gttggcctaatacAGTCATCTGAGAACATTTAATAACTTCAATTTCTATtgtcaaccaggtgctccgcaaggcacagctttatatgaccgcagatgTCGAACCCTGAACAATTGGAGCAAGtgtggacacaacattcaagcttgatacagccctgaatttgaattgtgatcaagtttttgacatatgagtttctgacactaAGCAAATGTCAAGATATTACAAATCtcttgtgcaatactgtgcaattaaagatttcttcttcaaacttttcaaaaatttggaatttgagaaatttggagaaaaaaaactaaaaagtaCTTCCATCCCCCTTTTTTGGCAATAAGTCCAAAACCTGAAAttcctttatacataatttacaagaagTGTAAGGGAGGTATATCTGAACATAcacaacattgtatgttaaatgcttttgaattacctcccttacactgcttttaaattgtctaaattgtcagttgaccagaaaaacctgttttccccccttttttgcacctaattccaaaacattttgagccataacccccaaaagtcaaaactaaccatcccttcatagTATAGAAACTTGTggaataatttcagagagattcatacactttaaaCACTTGAAAACTGCAAAAATGCtaattttgggcccctttttggcccctaattacttaactattgggaccataacccccaaaatcaatcgcaaccttcctttagtggtattgaaccttctggtaaaaatttataaagatcCATTTACTAAAACTTAAATTATTGTCCGGAAACTTAATGTGTCTTTGGACGACAACGCAGACGACAacaacatgatagcattatacgatGCCAAAAactttttgcggtcgtataaaagttgaatttcatttcatcatgagcatttttttaacttttctaaaattatatttgtattatGGATATGAACACCtcaacttttttctttttctaaataaTCCCTCCCCCATACTACTTGCATGCATGCTTACCTCTGGTACCGTTGTCATGTTAATACAATGTGCTCCCCACGAATTAAACAATTTACTTTCAGCTCTAGATGAAAATCTGGGACCTTCAATGGTTAACATAGTACCAGTTTCTCTAATAGATAAACCTAAATTCTTCCCACTTTCATACAACATCTGTAaaggatataaaaaaagaaagttaaacatgaattttttttttaaattaataaatcaGATGATGGAATGCAACAAGAAAgggattttgaatttttttttcaatggagCATAAAAACAAGGTGACAAAGAAAAGCTTATTAACAGTAAGTCTTGATGAGCAAGTAAAAGTTTACtgatgattttttaaataaaggtaAAATTGGTTAAACAAACACTGACTATTAGAAGcacaatatatatttctttcatctACAGCTATTTGCTCTTACCTTACTTGTCCTAGAACAGAAAGGGTCAGCCATTGACATGTGACATATACCTAAAGGTGAGAGGGGTGCTCCATCAAATAATGTTCTTACCTTACTTGTCCTAGAACAGAAAGGGTCAGCCATTGACATGTGACATATACCTAAAGGTGAGAGGGGTGCTCCATCAAATAATGTTCTTACCTTACTTGTCCTGACAGAGAAAGGGTCAGCCATTGACATGTGACATATACCTAAAGGTGAAAGGGGTGCTCCGTCAAATAATGTTCTTACCTAACTTGTCCTAGAACAGAATGGGTCAGCCATTGACATGTGACATATACCTAAAGGTGAGAGGGGTGCTCCATCAAATAATGTTCTTACCTTACTTGTCCTAGAACAGAAAGGGTCAGCCATTGACATGTGACATATACCTAAAGGTGAGAGGGGTGCTCCATCAAATAATGTTCTTACCTAACTTGTCCTAGAACAGAATGGGTCAGCCATTGACATGTGACATATACCTAAAGGTGAGAGGGGTGCTCCATCAAATAATGTTCTTACCTTACTTGTCCTAGAACAGAAAGGGTCAGCCATTGACATGTGACATATACCTAAAGGTGAGAGGGGTACTCCATCAAATAATGTTCTTACCTTACTTGTCCTGACAGAGAAAGGGTCAGCCATTGACATGTGACATATACCTAAAGGTGAAAGGGGTGCTCCGTCAAATAATGTTCTTACCTTACTTGTCCTAGAACAGAATGGGTCAGCCATTGACATGTGACATATACCTAAAGGAGAGAGGGGTGCTCCGTCAAAAAAGGTCTGAATTCTTTTCTGtgttctaaataaaacaattaatatcTTTAATTTAGAACATAACAAAGTCAACAAAGTGTGAGACCACAAAATGAGGCAATATCAGCAGTTTAAGCAATTATTCCTCGAATACAAGAAGTTATAAAAGTCTAAAAgcaaatttgaaatacattttattacTGATATTCTGTCAGATAGGAAAGTATAAAATAACTGTTTTATTtaattacttataaaaaaaatgatgaaatgttTGAATTCTAACAAAAGTATAATTTATCATACCTTCTCCTTTGACAAACCTTAAAATGTGAATTAAATCAAAATTGCTAATCTTTATATTAACTTTGAAAGGAATTCTGTTTCTGAATGTTTTACCTATCAATGAACTGATCAATAACTACAATATCCCCAGGGTGCATGCCTTCTTGTAATGATCCACATGCTGTCGTTACTAATAAATGAGTACAGCCCAATTCCTTCATAGCCCAGATATTGGCCCGGAAGTTTACGTTGGTCGGCATAATTGTGTGTCCTCTGCCATGTCTATAATATAAAAGAAAACCTTTATAAAAGCACGAATACAGCAGCATTGTTTTTGGTAATTTGtacatgtttataaataaaatcaattcaaaaatgctttgttaatttaaaaactaaaatatgATCCAAGTGACCACTTTTTGCCTTTAATTTTCATTAGCCAAAGTCATgactatttatgaggtctttattcagaatattttagaGCTGAACTATTTGATATCTTAGTAAGGGTATACATGATCTACAAAGGGGGATCCATGGGGAGGGGCCCAGTCCCCTCCTTTTTTCATGGTTGATTATATACGGAATCATTGAAACATGATTGTAGCTGGCCCCCTCTTATTGCAGTCAGTGGGCCTCACCTCATAAAAAGtattggatccgccactgatctaTATATTACTTAAAATTAAGCTCTGTATTACAGAGACAGGAAGCAATACTGACAAACACGTTTGATTCCTGATCATTGTTTATGATCCTATCCCAAGTCAGGTGCCAGTAGTCAAGTGGTTTTTATTGGTTGGCATAAATGTCTTATAAGTTTACGTCTTGTTActagttttctattttgaattgtaTCACATTTTGACATGGAAGTACCTTTGAAAGCTTACTGAACAGTTTTGCTCATTTTAAAGGCAGGTAAGCTAAAAAGTCTAACTGATTTTTGTAGTTAGCAAGGGCCTGTATGTAAAACTGAAAGTAGTCCTTCAGCTTTGTTCTCCCAGGTAACTGACATTGACCTAACAAATTATGCTTACCTGGATAATAAAACACAAGGTACTCCCTCTATCTCACCACATATCAAAGCATCAGATGgctaaaacaatatataataaatattttattatcataaatGCTCTATCCTACCACATATTAAAGCATCAGATGGCTAAACAAATACATAATAAATGTTTTACTAACATTATAGGttattattattgatttaatAGGTACAGAAAAAAAGACTATAAAACTATTGtttaagttgaagagcattggggatccaacattccaaaaagttgtgccaaatagggctaaggtaatctatgattgggataagaaaatccttagtatttcgacaaattcatacttttgtacacaggaaatttaaaaaaaaaaagaattgaccatataattgatattcatgtgaacACAAGAgctgacaactgggctggtgatacccttggggatgaaacatgtgaaacatccaccaacagtggcatcgacctagtggtgtaaatagttatcaaaggtactaggcttataatttaatatgccagacagGTGATTCatctacgtaagactcatcagtgatctCTACATAATGACCCATCAGTGAtagcctgtcctaagtcaggagcctgtaattcagtggttgtcatttggtgatgtgttacatattcatgatatttgttTCTCGctaatttttttgtacaccaattaggccgttagttttcttcatttgaattgatttacatctatcatttaggggccttttatagctgactatgcattatgggctttgctcaatagttgttaatttctgtgtcatttggtttcttgcgAAGAGTgaagtctcattggcaatcacatcacatcTTTTTGATATTGTGTAGACAAATCAAATTTGGTAATAATGACATGACGATGATGATGAACACTGAGTTACTTATAAATGTGTACAGTTATCAAATTCAAAGGAGAAACTCATACAGGTCAAACATCCTACCTTTCCAAAAGGTGTGTTGACTTCCTTCTCCTCTCCTCCTTTTAATATATCTGGTTTAGATAACCCAGATCCTCCAATGATGCCTATCTGTAATTATATTCAAAACAGtgcaaatataattataatctaTGTAAACACAAGAGATGTAAATTCTATAAATTCAGAATCTATATACACAAAGAGACACTCAGACATAAAATGTATGTGATTTTGACCTTCTTTTATATTGTATGCAACCTTGTTACGAAATTCCCATGCAAGAAAATATATTGAACCGCTTTACAGTCCTAATATACTATATTGGATCTGTCGTTTACATCTCTGTATAATTAACAATCATCAACAAAAAGTCTTGCATTAATTTATTAGTAACATGTTTTGGTTAGTCATTAATTAATTGGACTTAAAACTTTGAGGGACACCATAATCAACAACTACTTTACACCAACAAGCTCCAATTTTTCCCAAAAataatgtttaagaaataattgaagcAAGCTACATGTACActttattgtaattttaacatgggtaggcattatattcgtgattatttttgccccaGCGATAGAGTGATATCACTATTGAAATAAATGCCCAAAATTGTGGATTTTAGGCTCACTAACCACTCATACTTGTGCGTCAAGGATGTGCATTTACTGATATTTTCAATTATAACAACCACATGACTTTGGACAAATCTTCAATACAATAAAACATCCAACCCTGTCAACTTTCAGCAACGAACTAACTAGATACACAATGTAACTATCTACCcgtaaaatgaaaacaataaccAAGCGTGCATGACCAGTGGGAAATCTACCTGGACTTAACTCATTGCATAATATTATGTAAAGGTAATTCACATAATATAAAGAGACCAGCTAGTTTCTATACAATAAATTCCAACACTTTAATTAAATGAttcaaacaatttattaaaagatTTAACTGCCATCTTTTTATTATTCATCTTCtgagttttattatttttatagcaaTGGTTTCACaataaatttttttgatttttttaaatacttttatttcataaaataaaacacatatatattatataaaattatattcacAAACATCACAAGACCACTAAAAATGTCACTATTAcaccatgttaaaactacaataaagtatagcttgtatcaattatttcgattctgattaggacaattaaagTAATTTTGATGTCCGATGTGTACAAGTGTAGatcgtttgtgtaggctctttcATGaccctcccttttttgtttgtaaacaagcaaacgactggcaatgtgatttttcagagggtgGAGTTTTTAACAGCCAGCATGAAcagttgtcgtatctaggtcaaatatgtaaATTTCGAAATTGCAACTGCCAATATGTTATAGTCATAATAAAGGAATGAGTACCAACATGTGCATCTgacactggcggatctagaaattttcataagtggggcccactgactgcctaaggggGGGCCACTCCAGTcaggcttcagtgattccctatataagcaaccaaattttttcccaaaaaggggggcccgggcccccccctaaatccgcctctgtctGACATAAGAagttggaagtgttttaagttaatcaaatatattaaatacatgagggtttggatggggttaaatgattaaagaataatgcccttaaaaaatgaagattagagaatacaccttatcgctaatcccggctgacccagcAGCTTGAACTtgtgacgcatacaacaatcactttttcattatggcgtcagatattttgtattgtgacgtcaaaaatttacgggaacctgtgtgatatccagtaatggcggacaaatagcgataaggtgtttaaagggcaaaaaaaaatgaagattagaaatATGCATGGTCTAATTTTTtgaaagattagagaaaaaaggggttaaagtttgaagattagagaaaaaggggtgaaaattgaGGGGCTTGCTGGAAAGAAAAGATGTGGAAGCAACTactgccgagcggagcgaggcgacaaatttttgggaccctattatgcagcaaattttttttttttcggttttcggtcataggacggttaaaagaggagctatttgtagataaaaatttatgaatgtaaaactattaataaatcttctgaatatagtaatacataaacaacacatatttgtgatacagaatttactcaaaattgtccaaaatctgctcttcgggtctgggcagaaacacacttctctattactttgtcaacattcacactaaAATCctgatgaatatgcagtaatgctatgtaactttcgttgttcattgttgattgtacatttgttttcaattacatacgtagtaccgtgactgataggtctcagggccatcatggcatggtagcactcgcgagatgttataaaccagtgtacgtgttcggcatcgagcgacctcccaattgaattcgtcaaaattacatgctaggtgagtttcgtatgtttcagataatattgagatttgttcttttgtgatatttcctacaacacgatgaagcagatacagcacaaagaagcgattttctgataacttgacgagactccactctccagttgccttatcatatggtctatgaacgcaaaaaataatgagactttccaatactgttttggcgtggttgcaaggtgattggctccggtagtctgtcaaccacatcgcctcggcatattttcaacgatatcgaagggatctgataattctaatgccgattggtacatctcaatccaaactgatgaactgtacactgtaaaatgtgctccaaaactacatatcttagactgagtattacaaattcaaaagtaatcttgtaaaagatacaagtaaccttccaATTTTGTCATGatctccaaaaaaaaaccaattattttgaaaccaaatgtcgttatttaatgatatttcatcaattaaaaaaagtgacaacatagttgtttcctttaacattcaatttataaatttttattttgccattttttttttggcatgccgaatcaatgtgcacgcaacttcggagctacgatctttttctgaataGACGAAAAAGACACCAAAagtctccgattccgattgaccaactcatctctgtctcttctgctttttttttttttttttttttttttttttttttgtgaaaacgacgtggatgcacgtgctgtcgtgcctccgggtagctacgcccctgaaattaaatgtttacagattaACAGATAATTAAAAACTGGTCTTTTTATGTCTTTGCTAGAGAAaggattaaaatacaaatacaaatattgtaaTGGGACAAACTCATCATTtgcaatatataataatatttcgaAAATCCTAAATCTGCCCCTGCAGATTTATCCCTTCTATTAAGAGTAAGAGTATATTGTTACGTAATTTAATGTGTGgccattttaaatttaatatttagaTAAACCTTAAAATTATTTTCTGACAATTTATTCTAACTCTAAACCTGCATTCAGTTCTACATAAGCCAAGGCAATAATTAGAAATGTATCCACTAAAATATAAAACGCATTCATATTGCCTTACCTTTACTTTTGTCCCCATCTTCCACGTGTAATTGGGTGTATCGAAGTGCTATTTTAAATAAACACCACAGGATATTTCTACTTTCGGTTTGTTGtggaaacttttaaaataaactaCGAACTTCGGCAGATTCCGCTAACCCGAGCTACCGAAGTTTGCCGAATGCTTTCCTATAAAGTGGAGAACCATTTTTAAATCTCAttgtaattattttaaagtaGAAAAAGAACATCTTGAGActgttaaatatatttgttacctTGGAATAACTATAAATTGTTCAGGAAGTTTAAgtcattcaaaaaaaaatcttatggaAAAAGGAAGAATTAAAAGCttggtttaaaattaaaaaaacagtctCTTTAGATAATTCCTGCAGTATGcttgaaaaattatttgatactttagTTGTTCCAATAACTCTTTATGGAAGTGAAGTTTGGGGTGTAAGCCAAGTGTTCAAAGATTCAGATCCATTTGAacatttacatattaaatttattaaagaaattttaGGAGTACAGtgcaaaacaacaaatgtagCCTGTTAAACTGAGACAAACAGAATCCCTTTGTACTTTAAAATTCACCTTTCAGCTATAAAATTTCTAAACCACATTGTAAACTCGCCTAACACTTTagtccataaaatatataataatgtagaGAAAACAAGTAAATGGGTTATTGTAAAAGACTGGTTAAATAAATTAGGTTTTGGTCATCtcacttttaatacttttaatttaaaatatcacataaatAGTATCCAACAAAGAATCTATGACCAGGCTTATCAAATTATGAATTGTTCTatcaataaatgtgaaaaattaaatttcttttgtcatactaaaagaattagaaaaaggcccccatatattgatatatgtaaattCAAAACCGACCGATcagttttcagtaaattttaacTAAGTGCCCATTCCCTAGCAATTGAAAGAGGGCGTTATACCAACATTGAAAGAAGTAAACGCATTTGCTGATCCTGTAACAGACAAGAAATTGAGGATGAATACCATTTCTACTCAATCTGTCCATGCTATAAATCATTGAGGGAtacttatatacaaaatattaata
This sequence is a window from Mytilus edulis chromosome 1, xbMytEdul2.2, whole genome shotgun sequence. Protein-coding genes within it:
- the LOC139521748 gene encoding S-methyl-5'-thioadenosine phosphorylase-like isoform X1, coding for MGTKVKIGIIGGSGLSKPDILKGGEEKEVNTPFGKPSDALICGEIEGVPCVLLSRHGRGHTIMPTNVNFRANIWAMKELGCTHLLVTTACGSLQEGMHPGDIVVIDQFIDRTQKRIQTFFDGAPLSPLGICHMSMADPFCSRTSKMLYESGKNLGLSIRETGTMLTIEGPRFSSRAESKLFNSWGAHCINMTTVPEVILAKEVGLCYAALALVTDYDSWREGEEGVNVENVMKIFKQNSSNALKVLLDVIPKIAKEDWTKTLEDYKNAVTMNTLLPHSY
- the LOC139521748 gene encoding S-methyl-5'-thioadenosine phosphorylase-like isoform X2, producing MGTKVKIGIIGGSGLSKPDILKGGEEKEVNTPFGKPSDALICGEIEGVPCVLLSRHGRGHTIMPTNVNFRANIWAMKELGCTHLLVTTACGSLQEGMHPGDIVVIDQFIDRTQKRIQTFFDGAPLSPLGICHMSMADPFCSRTSKMLYESGKNLGLSIRETGTMLTIEGPRFSSRAESKLFNSWGAHCINMTTVPEVILAKEVGLCYAALALVTDYDSWREGEEGVNVENVMKIFKQNSSNALKVLLDVIPKIAKEDWTKTLEDYKNAVTMNTLLPHSY